The window AAAGACAGCATTATTAGCATGCTTGCAGCAGTTAGAAGGTGATAGAAGACTGTACCGCAAGATTCCAGGTGCCAGGCTGGGAGCAAAGGACGTCCTGGCGATCCTGTTGATGTATAAGCAGTAGGCCGCAATGTCCGACATACCTGTGTGCATGTACGGTAACGGCAACGTGAGGGCAAAACAGGAGCAGGAACAAAACCTGACTTTCTTAAAGTTGGGCTCACCGCCTACGAAATGAAAGACCGCTCCTGCCAAAAGCATCTTGTCCTTGTTTGCCTGCTCCCCCCCAATGTAGGTGCACTCCATGCCCAGGAAGCACAGCACTGCAGCGAAGAAGCCAAGCGTCAGGCCGCACATCAGCAAGCCTCGTACGCCCTGCACATACGCTGCCACAAATGACgaaacactgttaaaaaaaaaatcttacatgCTGAAAGAAAATGCTAACGTGGACGCGTTGTGGAGAAATTTCAAAGTACTTCgccagattatttttttttgtgttgcttttttatCATTTGCTTTTTTAGAATTAATGCAGATTagtaattttttcattttaatatttgattAAATTGACATTTTACCATGCAAGTATGTACATAATATTTATAGCGCTGTCAAATGATAGAAaatttaaatcagattaattacagtttttaaattcattaatcatgattaatcaccatcagcagctatgtctgaaatatgcccatttctactgtatttgatgaacagaaagataaatgacaggacaggattatatatatttgtatgtattaacagctccaaatgaacagaATATGTCAAtccagctaaaagataccacacaagtcaaaaaatctatttgtctaactcTAGTATCTTTAATGGTAGCAGAACACtggaatcacactttaaaccttgTTATGATGACCAATGAGGGTTTGTGTTTCAAGGcttcacgtaatttaaggtaaatttacttattttcagtgtattttccagcatacttatatacagcaaattgtacatccgaggtaagagttacgaagtgagtggtaagaatatccacttcttgtttttcttcatcttcctgtttatttacacacacacacccattacAAAGCTGTTTTTCTGATATCcgcagtgtccctgaatgcatctcgcctgctagtaatgagaatgaggaagtggtgTTCCCAGGATGACCGGACtcgagacgtgtgtgagttgcaGGTACATACCGTGTATGgtattggaattgtactgctgtgttcaggtcagaatgacgTCATAAAAGAGcgccagactgtgactgtgtggggactccactgtgttttattttgctgtGTGTTCCACTGTGCTTATAACAGAGGCGTGCTTACTCTGTTGcaatgcgttaattacacaaaaaatgttaggtaattcatgaaataaattagttaccgccgttaacgagTTATTTCTGACAGCCCTtaatattcatacatttttatagtgtatatatgtaatgattaatgaataaaattgttcagcaaaaatattttttatgggCCACCAATGATTGTGCTCCTTGaggtctgcctagcaacaagttgCCAGGAAAAtgtgaggaggaaaaaaatatcacGTTTAGAgttctatctacagtatctatctatcatgataaaatgtctgtgacaagctaaaaaaaacatatcacatTAGTTGGAAATATTTAAATAGTTTTATATAGACTGACAGACTATGtaccatattttttaaaaaagaaaaacctgtTAGAGGAAGGCTGCCTAACAAGCTAACCTGGTAGCGACTATATTGACGGCTAAATGGCAGGCTAAAGCACAAGCCAAAACAGGAGAAAATAGCTAGAAAGAACCGAaaattaagtttaaaaaaataattaaaaatagcatttgttggatacaaatacacacatacaagatatatatgtatatataaaaaagataAACACATATAGAGGTCTAGCTAACTAACTAGCTAGCTGGCAATGGAAAATAACAAGCTAAGCCACAGGCTACAAACAAGCAATATGTAAAAAGGGAGACAATAGTTTGAAAGAGTTGaaataggaggaaaaaaaattacatttgctGGAAACAATTACCGGTACACATTTCTATACGGACTGactgtaaaattataaaaaaaaaaaaatgaaaaacacatttaaacaaacTAGCTTAGCTAGCTGTTAATGTCACATAACAGATGGCAGACTAAAAACAGACAATAGCTAGGAGAGTGAAAATATAATACGTTAGTAAATATGTATTTGTtggcaaaaaatatttatacatttctatACGGACTGCTGAGAAAgatacacaagaaaaaaaaaacatacacagtatTGAATTATACAGACtggttttcagattttttttaaaatccttaAATTTGTaggtgcaacatttatttatttgtgtaattTATAGTATGTTTCTTATAAGAATCTAGCTGAGCATGTCAAGAACATCCCGGATGTAATATACTTCAATGCAAACATACAGTAATGGTAGCAGAAGTATGTCAAGACAAAGAAAAGCAGTCTTACTGCTGACGCTCCATAGCACGGGGAAGTCTCTACAGTTGGTGACGGCAGTGGAGTCAGTGAAGCAGTCCTTCCACAGATTGGACCAGTACCAGGCCACCTTGATGATGAACGACCCCCCCTGGCCTCCTATTTGAGTGATCCTCCAGAAGTCCATGGCCATGGTGCACAGCACAAACAGCCAACCCAGCGTTGATATCAAGAAGCCACACACTTGAATAAAACGCTTATGCATTTTACAGAAAAAGATGTCAAAATAATTATCGGAGACAGCAAGTGGAACAGACAGTAtgactgtttgtgtgtgcgtgtgtgtgtgtgtgtgtgcgtgtgtgtcatcaGTGTTGATGAGGGTTCTGGACCTTACCGATTGCTGTTTACTGTCAACATGTTGGAGTGTGTCATCACACTACTTCCAGCTGATAACGCAAGCTTATACCTTCATTTTCTATCCACGATGGCTTAgagcaggctttttttttttttttgcctttttgctctagtTTTCCCGTGTTTGCTTTTTTtagtgtttcattttatttccacaGTGTGCCGCAGGCCACTAATAAACGAGCcacggcactttggacacccctggcttagcgCAGCATACAGAAAAGACAAGGAATCACAAGGCAGCAGACGCTACTGTCTGGTTGTTTTACTTTAATTCACACACGGTCTTCTGTTAAAAGAAGCAATGCAACAAACATATCCAAACACCACAGTACAAAACAAGTTAATGGTTACATCAATGACGTGTTTGACACACTGCACTTAAATATAATGTACAACcagcaaaacaataaatactcaTTTCAATTTTCTCAAAATATGTGTTGTCTTGGGATCGTATTTGTTATTGGAATTTTTTGgggttgttttttgtattttgaaggtgtttttaggtgaaaacaagcaaacaaatgaAGATTAAATTAAGCGAAACACGCTTtgtgggttgtttttttccgttttcgagacaaaaacaaactttgaaatttttgctttttggtttaaaaaaaaagcaacattttttttgtttatcagAAAATCAATTGAAAGctgtttctgtcttttttctgataaaaagaagaaaccaaaaaactttaggggtaaaaaaaaattaaaatctaAATCTGTCGATATATTCTTTTAACTTTTTCCGTTTTTGGAgtgaaaaatgatttaaaattaaaaattaggcaaagcatttttttaatccgaaaaaataacatgtcatttttgtttgctttcacaaaaaaacaaaaaaaaaaacgctttgcgatacagccatcccttgtttatcgcggtcaaCTGCTTACAgccctgactgtgataagtaggattctttatttataactcgatttttttcatagttagagcacaagAAACTTGTTTGcaaacttctaaatacattttttaacattattagagccccatggacatgaaataacacccctacagtcaccataacactcgtattacccaaatatagtagacataatataaaataagacataatataaactcACATTAGCAGTGGGAGAAtttattgttccttttttactgcCGGTTTTTGTAGCGTAAGAACTTCCTGTGgcagctattgtctcatcaatgtaacattaccgacaACTAGTGaccattttctgaatgccttgtatttatattttagttcatctagccatttttatgcttaaaaatgcttgatTGAGGCTAAAAATGTGTCGAATGTGCTTAGATACACATTTtgtttgactaacaataggccatattcaaccacgaaacagcgatgttttatgaattaatatacgtggaaaaactgtgatagagtgaagtggtgaaattcgaagcgcgaTGTGGTAAGGGACAACCGTGTATGTTGTGCTTTgatttgaaaaacaacaaaagaatatattattaggcctgtcacaataacaaattttgttggACGATAACCGtcccacaaattattgtcgataaacgATACTATTGTCAAccattttcaagattcaagagttttattgtcatttgcacagtagaacaggtagttatactatgcaatgaaattcttgttctgttcatttccCGTTGTAATGATAATATCAGGCATAATCATGCAAGCACATCGCATCAAAAGCAACATTAATTTCTCatgagtatttaacattgtaattggactctcaagagcttttaaataaaataaattaaacaaacaaaaaacataatataacacaaaaaaaatcagaaatcacaatatttctgattttgaatcagtgtcacttttgttattgtctgaatgttgtgaaaaaaagagaaataacctgtcaaaatgtgtttggtgcacaGTCAGGTGTTATGCTCCGGGAATCCCGGCAGCTGAAACGTACgatccaccgttttgtattatttatttcattatctTTGTCACAAACAAAATGACGAtgtgcaaacgggctgaaattgacatcagatcgtgttttatacgcAACAAGCACGAAGAAAGTATTCGATCGcatagcacacgacacacacagctagcaaggGTGCACTCGCTAGCGTGTAGCGTGCCTCTCCtcacaaagagactgaatgactgacaggagggttcactcactcagtacattccactatagaaccaacataCCCAGGTGCCGAGACAAATACACAGAGTGACACCTCTTGTCATcaagcctgtttggtagagagagaagaggaaaacaaacatgcacgcacatgTCAATCTATCGAGACCGGCAAAATTAgcgactttgtttttatttatcgtgcgattaattgatttattgattatcttgAAAGGCCTATATCTTATACTTAATATATACCGGATATTTATGTTGctatttgaattaaaaaaaaaaaaaaacctttctgAGAAAGAagaattttaccagaaaacaagCAAAGTAATTTTTGTTGCACTTGGGTAGCGACTCTATGCAGTAACTAATTCACCCGGTGTTCAACAAACACGTTTCCCGTGGCGTGCCGTTATCTTTTCTTTACAGTATCTCACAGGACTCACCGGTGGTTTATTAATATTCACATCATTTACACGTACACGTTCTTATCAAAGTTGGGGGCCCTGGAGGAGCTGCTGTAGTCAGGAGGTGGCCGCTGGCTTATAGACTTTCCTCTTTGGTGTGACGAGATATGAGAATGTGAGGCGGCGCCTTTGTAGGTATAGTCTGTATGGCTGTGGGTGTACAAAGACACATACGTGGATGAATAAGCCCTATTTGCCTAAATGCAGACCAAAATGATGAGGACCGACCTTTTCTTGAAACAGTCTGCCACAGAGAAACAGAGCACACCTCCTCCAAGAACACAGAGGACAGAACCTGCCCAGCCGATGAAGAGTGCCGCTCCCAGCTCATACCTAGAAGGGAGCAGAGCGGTTCTTAACGTGCTGCAGTTATGCTAATTAAGAGTCTTGATCGATAGTAAGAAATGGCTTACTTCTGTGCCACAAACATTGGGTTGAAAAAGTCTGACGTTATCCTGTGGGCATAGAGAGAGCATGCTGAAAGTGAACACAGACCTGAGGGGAaatgaagaagaacacattacaGAGTTTCTCATACTCAGCTATCACTGGTCAATTACAATCAATTAGATGCAGTTCGTTGTCCAGGGCAGCTCTGCTTTACTCTCATTTAGCAGGGACTTGTGGACGTGGGTTCGACCACCGGTCAGGGTGCAGGGCTGACCTGCGTTGCAGGTATTAGTAAAGGCGCTATGAtggcagggctccagactgcaacGAAACCGTtgcattttgcgactaaaattTGAGACTTTGCGAGTAAATTATTCATCTACTGGCGCgtgtgcgaccagataaaagcATGCGTCCTGTATCGAGTTGACAAGGGACACGCTACGTCCCTTATtaccgtgagaatgaaaaatagtctgtaaaatgtgcagtcaacccacgacagcttgtcacaggctgagcctatcgatgccagcgtcTGCGATCGTTCACATTTCAGTCGCATTGCTGTTTgacttttctggcatctttgtttacacacttttccTGGCTGTCACTGCCCTCCCTGGCGGCAGATAGCTAGCTAGCGAGTTTTCCGCCTAGGCTCTGGTCTTcagactgcaaaaaaaacatttttttaccaccgtgacattttgtcttcaaAACATAGGAGCTATGTGGTTAGTTCAGACCTCGTTTTTGTCCCGCAGTGAAGCTACAAGTAGCACGTTTATGAGGTTCGTGCTAAAAATCCTGGAGCCCTGGATGGCCACAATTTGACCCCGGAAGTAGTAATTTCTCTTTCTGGTTTTTCCTATAGGGAGCGATTGATATTGAAACAAGAACTGCATCACAGAATGGATTGTTTTcagctttggaggttccactgcagcGAGCAGTCAGACCTTTCACCCCTAGCTATGCATAACGTAAGAGTGTTGTGAGACAGAATGATGATCTAGTTATCCAGTAGAGAATTGGAACGGAGCCATGGTTTAGTTTGCAGCTAGTTTGGCCATTTGTGTCTTGCATTGTTGACAGTGAAAAAGGTTCTCGCGGTGACAAATCCATTCTGTCTTACCACTGAGAATAAAACTGACACCGGCAAAGCATGCGATCCTGGCTTTGCTCTTGTCACTTCCTCCTATTTTGGTACATTTCATCCCCACCAGAGCAAATATGGTCCCAAAAAAGCCCAGACAAACTGCAGCGATCATCAATCCCCTGCAGGCTTGGATGTAGcctgcaaacacaaacacatacagggGTCACAATGCATTGGCCGCATCATGTCATGCACAAGGTCAACAAGCTATTGACCTTTTGTCACATAAAGCATGCGGTACAATTTGTCACGAGATGGCTGTTTTCAGCGAGCTTCTCGGCATTGGACCGCCCATTTCGATGTGATTTGGAGGCAAATATTGGCTCGGAACTAGTGAACCGTGGTCGAAAGTGCCTGAGGCTCACTGTCAATCTCCTTAATAGCCTTCAAGCTTCTCGAAGTGGAGCTAAACAGTGACTCATTTCAAGGCAAATAGACTAGAAATCAGATTCTATTTGAGCTTATCGAAGGAACAGCATAATGCAACATGAGGCGTCACGAAGAAGGTAAAAGACGAGCTGACCGTCCAACGCCAGCATGGAGGGAAAGTCTTTGCAGTTGGACACCCCGGTGGAGTCCGTCACGCACGTCTTCCACAGGTTAGACCAATAGGTCGCTGTGGTGATCACCGTCCCATCCAGCGAGGACACCTTCCAATAATCTGTGGGCAGGGTGGAGGACACTAGAACCCATCCCGAGGTGGCGACCGCAAAGGCCAGGATCTCCTGATACATGCTGCTCTGACTGCTCTGCTCAGACTGCTCCGATTACGTCGGCGGGGACCAAAGTTGGATTAATGGTTGCCAGTCTGTTCAAAATGTAGCCAGGTTCAATGGATAAGCTGCCACGGCTGGTTAATGTGTTGCGGATTGTTCTCATGTATGAGGATGCGTTTGGACCAACAAGTAGTCAGCGGTTGGGTCATGTGGTACTCAGGAAACTGTGACTCATGGTCAAGGACCATGACGGATGATTGGATGGTGCCCGTCATGGCGATTATGACTAAAGGAAGGGGCTGTGTATGAGCAATATGTTGGTGGTGTTGTGGGTTCATGTGCGCATCGACACTGAATAATAAATAACGTGAACATGAGGCTTTTGTACAACcgagtgctttttaaaaacacaatttctGATGTACAGTAAAGGCTATAGTTATTTACCTAAACC is drawn from Dunckerocampus dactyliophorus isolate RoL2022-P2 chromosome 9, RoL_Ddac_1.1, whole genome shotgun sequence and contains these coding sequences:
- the LOC129187393 gene encoding claudin-10 isoform X1; translation: MHKRFIQVCGFLISTLGWLFVLCTMAMDFWRITQIGGQGGSFIIKVAWYWSNLWKDCFTDSTAVTNCRDFPVLWSVSTYVQGVRGLLMCGLTLGFFAAVLCFLGMECTYIGGEQANKDKMLLAGAVFHFVGGEPNFKKVRFCSCSCFALTLPLPYMHTGMSDIAAYCLYINRIARTSFAPSLAPGILRYDLGPPIFLGLVGSFFILLGAVFYAVTVYRVLIPKSRVIYAYGGGTYVDPRSRGRSFYTGYYRPSRLYGSYYTTGRSSSSKISKLSATTPEKMSGRDVFV
- the LOC129187395 gene encoding claudin-10-like produces the protein MSGLQILAFLSGLGGLGATIGATVSNEWRATSRASSVITATWVLQGLWNNCAGNAIGALHCRPHHTILNLDGYIQACRGLMIAAVCLGFFGTIFALVGMKCTKIGGSDKSKARIACFAGVSFILSGLCSLSACSLYAHRITSDFFNPMFVAQKYELGAALFIGWAGSVLCVLGGGVLCFSVADCFKKSHTDYTYKGAASHSHISSHQRGKSISQRPPPDYSSSSRAPNFDKNVYV
- the LOC129187393 gene encoding claudin-10 isoform X2 — its product is MHKRFIQVCGFLISTLGWLFVLCTMAMDFWRITQIGGQGGSFIIKVAWYWSNLWKDCFTDSTAVTNCRDFPVLWSVSTYVQGVRGLLMCGLTLGFFAAVLCFLGMECTYIGGEQANKDKMLLAGAVFHFVGGMSDIAAYCLYINRIARTSFAPSLAPGILRYDLGPPIFLGLVGSFFILLGAVFYAVTVYRVLIPKSRVIYAYGGGTYVDPRSRGRSFYTGYYRPSRLYGSYYTTGRSSSSKISKLSATTPEKMSGRDVFV